The region ATGTTAGGCAGCGGGTAGCTGTCCTTTGGGCAAGCTTTGTTTAAATCTGTAAAATCTACGCACATATGATATCCTCCATTTGCTTTTTTCACCAAGACAACGTTAGCAACCCATTCCGGATACATTACCTCTCTTATGAACTTTGCTGCTTCTAACTTCCGAACTTCCTCTTCTATGACCTTTCTTTGGTCTTCCGTGAACCGTCTCTTCTTCTGCACTACAGGTTTGGCATCCTTTTATACAGTCAACTTATGAGATGCTATTGTTGGATCTATCCCCACGACTTCCGAAGCATCTGCGGCAAAGGTGGCTCTGTTCCACTTTAACACGTTCTTGATCTCTGCTGCTACTCCCTCTGATATTTCCGTTCCAATCATTACTGCCTTCTTCTGGGTGATTTGGAATTCTACCATGTTACCTACTGGTGCGTTCCTATCTCCctattcttcttctggatcttcAGGAAAtgcttcaaaattcaaaattttgccTCCTTCTTCCGTTATCAAATTGCATTCTCTTGCAGCTAGCTTGCTCCCTTTTACGGTTACTATCCCCTCTTCGTAAGGAATTTTTAGTGTTATCTTCAGTGCTTCCCCCAATTATTTCCAATTCTGCCATCCCTTCTGGTTTAATGGGTTTTCCTCCAAAACCAACCAGTGGAACAGACAGCTACCTGAGATCTGTCACCGATCCCCTCATCCCCTCAAAGACTTGCAAGGTGAGAAGGTTAACCGCGCTTCCTTCGTCAACCAGGATCCTTATTACTCTGAAATTGTTAATCAGCGCCTTGATGACTAACGCATCATTGTGTGGTTCTTGTACATGCTTTCCATCTTCTGGTCCAAAGGTGACCAATGGTAGTCCTTCTACGGGTTCTTTAGTACTTATTGAGTATACGCCCTTACGAATGTTATTCTTTTGTGACCTTGAATAAGGTTCCCCTCCTTCAATTATGTTAATTACTCCCATGGGCTCCTTGAACCTTTTATTCGCCTCTTCTTTCTCTACATGTTCGGGTTTTCTTTTTTCTGCACTTCCTTTTGTGTGTACGAACTTCTTCAGAAGTCCTGATTGGATCAGCTGTTCTATATCTCGCTTCAAGTCCCAACATCTATCTGTGTCGTGGCCATATCCCTCATGAAATCTACAATACTTTCTTTTGTCTCTTTCTTTGTCTGGGTGTAGCTTCCTGGGTGCGTTGTACATGATTCTATTGTTTTTCATCCAGCTGAATATCTCCACTGGTGCTCTGTTCAAAGGTGTGAAGTCAAATGGTTTATTTTCTCTTCCATATCTCTGCGTTCTGTCATCTCCTCCTCTACTGCGGTATTTCTCCTGTTTGTCCTCCTCGTACTGTCTTGTCAACGTTCTCCTTGCTTCATCCAGTTCCACATACATATGAGCTATCGCCATTAACTCTTGAAAAGTTGTAGGCTTCTTCATCAAGATTTTGTCTCTCAATCGTTCAAACCTCGTTCCCATCTTCATAGCTTCTATGGCTGTATCATGTTCAGATGTTCTATCTGAACGGCTTCTTTGTTGAATCTGTCAACGAAATTTTTCAACGTCTCGCTTTCTCCTTGTCTGAACTTATGGAGATCACTTGAATTTTTCTGTAGAGGAATGTTTGTGCGAAAGCGCCCTTTATATGCTGTTGCTAGTTCTGCAAATGTTCCAATGGTATTGGATTTCAGTCCCAAGTACCACTTCTTCGCTGATCCCTTGAGCGTGGCCGGAAATACTCTGCACAACATTGGATCTGACACATCCTGAAGCATcattatcgttttaaactttgAGATGTAGCTTTTTGGATATCCCGTCCCATCAAAGGGTTCGAACGTGGGTAGTTTGAAACGAGAGGAGAATTTTACGTCTAATACTTCTCTCTTTAACGGCGAGCAATCGTCTCCTCCTTCTTCGTTCTCGTAGCTATCATTCTGGTACTTCTTCATcgcatttttgattttttcatcCAGGGTGTTCTTTTCTCCTGCCGCTCTTCTTCTGTTTGAAGAGTAACTTTCAGCATCTCGTTCTTTCCGTCTGCTTCTACCTTCTTCTTTCTCTAGGTCTACGTACTCTCTCTGTTTCTTTGCGACTTCTTCTTCTCTTGATTTTTAGGTCAATGGTGCAGCCTTGTCTCCATTTTCCTTTCCGGCACCCCCTGGAAGTGGGGCCTTGAATATACGTCGGGTAGCCGTTTCTTTATCCCTCTGCGCCTCTTTGTCTCTGCCTTTCGAAATTGGTTCAGATTGCTGCCTTCTTTGAGCTAGTGATTTGTTTACCTCATCCGTCTTCTCCCTTGCAATTCCCAACAGCTTATCCTGGAAATCGTTAACCCTCTTCATCACTGCCTCATGATATAAAGGGGGAAGCTGAACTCCTGGCGGTACATATGGTGGAACGTATCCTGCTGTTGTAGCGGTGACTGTCCCTTCTACGTCTAGGGACGGGAAAGGAATTGGCCCGGTGGGCCTTTGATATCCTTGATAGTACTGGCTGCCCCACAGGCTGTAGGTCTGCGGCCAGCTTGTCGCGTTCTGCTGATACATGGGAGGTGCATAGTACATGTGTTGTGGAGTATAATAATTCCAAGGAGGAAATACCTGATTAGCTCCTGGCGGTTGCGCTCCTCTGCCAATCAGTCCTGCTGCTGATCCGGGTATGGAAACCAGTGGTGTACTGCTCGCACTCGCTGTTCCTGATCCAATGGGGATTCCTGAGCTGGTCCTCAAAGGGTTGGTTACTCCTATAGTCCTCGCCGGAGGTGGGTGAAAGGGAAAAACCATCCCATCTGTTCTTGCTAACAGAGTGGGATTGCTTCCCCCTGCCATCTCTTTGTTCCTTGCTTCAACTCCAGGTGGCGGTGGTTCATCATGGTTGTCCATGAGTCTCTTTCAGTTCGTAGAaccaaaattgatttatttaggAAAGAAAAATCGTtccccacagacggcgccaaatgatggttctTCGAATGGTAATGTCTTCTCTTGATGACATGAGATCACGAACACAGGTCAGAATGAGTCGGACGTGTTGTATCCGACcacactccgatgcttaagtcagataCGTTGTAGGGTTAAAGATAAATGATGTAGTTTCAAGAGAAGGAATTAGGGTTTTACCTTTAGTCTTTGCTAGTTTTATATAGAATCCTCTCCAAGTCATTGACTTAAAGTCATCTTCCTGTGGTTGTATTCAATTTGGACTATGCTAGAAGATAGAGATTAGGTTAATCTCTACATTCCCGGATTCCAAAGTTCATGTCAGTTAGGATCTACGTCTGCTGACTGGTTTCTACTGTCTGATATATGCGTACTGTTATCTTCGGTGTCTGTTGACTATATGCAGGGGAGTCAACTGCGTATCCACCAGTTCAATTTAttacgaaacacaaccaaacgtttcccctttttagtgatttaagcaaacgtttaatacgtttcaaaacaaatccaaacgttacaaagttacggaaaaaaatatccaaacttttctcctttttagagtttaagccaaacatttacaaacgttaccgaacaaatccaaacgtttcacctttttagcggtttaaccaaacgtttaaaacattacgaaaccaatcaaaacgtttaaaatgttatgaattaaatcctaacatttcacctttttagaaatttaagacaaatgtttacaaacgttatgaaacaaatccaaacatttcacctttttaatgatctaacccagacgtttaaaacgttactaaaccaatccaaacctttaaaacgttacgaaacaaatctaagcatttcacctttttagcgatttaagccaaacgtttaaaacgttacgaaacaaatcctaacgtttcgcctttttagcgatttaagccaaacgtttaaaacgtaatgaaacaaatcctaatgtttctcgtttttagcgatttaatcataatgcttaaaacgttttgaaacaaatccaaacatttcccctttttagagattttagtcaaacgtttaaaatgtttcgaaacaagtccaaacgtttcctctttttagtgaattaaaccaaacgtttacaacgttaagaacaaatccaaatatgtcatctttatagcgatttaagctaaacatttacaaacatgacgaaacaaatataaatgtttcacctttttagcgatttaagccaaacgtttaaaatgttacgaaaccaaaagtttagaacattacgaaacaaatcctaacttttaacttttttagtgatttaagccaaacgtttaaaacattacgaaaaaaatcctaatgtttcacctttttagcgatttaagccaaacgtttaaaacgctacgaaacaaatcctaacgtttctcctttttagcgatttaagccaaacatttaaaacgtttcgaaacaaatccaaaggtttcacctttttagtgatttaagataaatgtttaaaacgttaccaaacaaatccaaacatttaaaatgctacgaaaaaatttctaacgtttcaccttaatagcgatttaagccaaacttttaaaatgttgcgaaacaaattctaatgtttcagctttttagcaatttaagccaaaagtgtaaaaagttacgaaacaaatccaaacgtttcaccttttttgcgatttaagccaaacgttttaaactttacgaaatcaatccaaatgtttaaaacgttatgcaaaaaatccaaacgtttctcctttttagcgatttaagccaaagtttataaacattacgaaacaaatccaaatgtttcacctttttagcgattaaaggcaaacgtttaaaacgttactaaaccaatccaaatataacaaaacaaatccaatcgttacaaaacaaatccaaacgtttcacatttttatcaatttaaggcaaaactttaaaacgttacgaaactaatccaaatgtttaaaacgtaacgaaacaaatccaaacatttcacctttttagcgatttaagccaaatgtttacaaatgctacgaaacaaatccaaatatttaaaacgttgcgaaacaaatccaaacatttcaaaacgttacgaaacaaatccacacatttcatctttttagcgatttaagccagacgttaccaagcgttatgaaagaaatctaaacgtttcacttttttagcgattttagccaaataatatcatatgttacgaaacaaatccatacgtttcaccttattagcgatttaagccaaacatttaaaacgtcacttaatcaatccaaacatttaaaacgttatgaaataaatccaaacgtttcaccttattagcgatttaagccatacgtttaaaacgttacgaaacaaatccaaacatttcacctttttagtgatttaaaccaaacatttacaaacatgacgaaacaaatcctaacgtttcacctttatagtgatttaagccaaacgtttaaaacgcaacgaaaccaatccaaacatttaaaacactacgaaaaaaatcctaaagtttcacctttctagcgatttaagccaaacgttgaaaacgttatcaagaaaatcctaacgtttaattgttttggcgatttaagccaaacgtttaaaatgttacgaaacaaatccaaacgtttcaccttttcaacaatataagccaaacgtataaaacatttcggaacaaatgcaaatgtttcacctcgttagcggtttaagtcaaacgtttaaaacattacgaaaccaattcaaatgtttaaaacgttatgaaacaaatcctaacgtttcacctttttagcgatttaaaccaaacttttaaagcgttacaaaataaatccttacattttacctttttagcgatttaagacaaacgtttaaaactttacgaaacaaatcctgaggtttcacctttttagcaatttaagacaaacgtttaaaaccttacgacaCAAATCCGAATGTGTAAAacaatactaaacaaatcctaacgtttcacctttttagcgattcaagccaaacgtttaaaactttacaaaataaatcctaacttttcacatttttagcgatttaagccaaaacatttaaaatgttacgaaacaaatccaaacgtttcacctttttagcgatttaagccaaacgtttaaaatattatgaaacaaatccaacgtttaaaatgaaacaaatcctaacgtttcacctttttcgcgatctaagccaaatgtttaaaacgttataaaacaaatcctaacgtttcaccttttagcgattcaagcaaaacgtttagaattttacgaaacaaatccaaacatttaaaacgttacgaaacaaatcctaacattccatctttttagagtttaaagccaaatgattaccaacgttacgaaacaaatcctaacatttcatctttttagagtttaaagccaaacgattacaaacgttacgaaataaatccaaacgtttcacctttttatcaatttaagtcaaaagtttacaaacgtcacgaaacaaatccaaacgtttcacatttttatcaatttaagccaaatatttaatacgtaatgaaaccaatccaaacgtttaaaacattacgatacaaatccaagcgtttcacctctttagcgatttaagccaaatgtttacaaacgttacgaaacaaatctaaatgtttcacctttttagtgatttaaggcaaacgtttaaaacgttgcgaaaccaatccaaacgattaaaaacgttacgaaacaaattctaacgtttcctcttttttagtgatttaagctaaacgtttaaaacgttacgaaacaaatcctaatgttatgtctttttagaaatttaagccaaatgtataaaaccttacgaaataaatcctaactattcccttttttagcgattaaagccaaatgtttaaaacttttcgaaacaaatccaaacgtgtcaccttttagtgatttaaggcaatattttaaaacgctacgaaaccaatccaaacgtttaaaacgttacgaaataaatccaaacgaagACTTAtcgacaaaaaaattgaaaacaaattacggggtattacaaaaacgttacgaaacaaatcctaatgttttagctttttagcgatttaagccgtttttcaaacgtttcaaaataaattcaaatgtttcacctttttagtgatttaatgtcacgacccaatttcatgaatcgtgaccggcgctaggttttgggtatggtcgtaccaaaacccgtagcaagcctcacggaaacaattaaacatataaacctgcagaaaaactgctcgggggcaacagagactccaacctaagtctagcaatttatattaaagttctaatataaataacttaataccTGAactgctcaacagcatgccttatatataagaataaaattatccAGAGTAAAACATGCCAGTAATAATCTATCGGAAAAACTGACAATCCCAATGtgcaataaccaaagtaatacataaactagttctactgcggtctaagagttcgaaaaacagagactagtttaaataacataaaacctccgaggaatcaaaagaatcggagtggaccagctttcaaatcataaacctagaaaatttgggaaaacaacggggtcagatatattgagatgacttcgcaatactatttacatttattaagtttaaaacccttaaatcaaaatatttttatactaatataatatgattatggaataacaatattgaaatgatcccagcgtaagtatgacatagcatactgattaaatccagagtggacgggaacaaatcctcgtcatataccaacgtaagcaagacatttgtctgccgaatcccagagtacttaccggtgcacacagtctcgatacaagcctatcgagtagttCGTTTTAATCCATATCCATAATcgtataaaacagttcaaaagcatttataatactaaaataaattgtggtacttaataaagcagtaaatagcactacaaactcactgcttgcttatccacatgaaacttcggcaaacagctaaccctggttcgacttcGGAGCACGAGTAGtggaagagtctaaaaataaatcataagttaaaatcactccagcccctaactctaagaatactagacaccacgtaagaCTAGCATAATTTATAAGTCAGATAAAATCACagaaaaacacaattctcaaataaattataatgccgtaataattcaagactattgagttcacacttTAAATCCactccgaaaatattattaaaataatatttaaatgataatttaattatattcttcAAATAATGGTTTAGTCGAGTTTCTTCAAACTACCAaactaaacccacatgtcggtgacccaagtctaaaccgacccaactgatattccagaattataaaccacagtttataattataattaaataaaatattaattaatatcaaaacggaactcaattgtaataccccgtgttttccgtTCGTGTTTCCGTTAGTTTTTGATCGTTTCGTCATTTGTATCTCGCGTGTTTGGGCTCGTTTAGTCTTTTTCTGAAGATTGGATTCGGATGCCCATCATCGTCGGGCTCGACGCCCATTTCGGGCCCTTTCCTATTTCTTTACCTGCAGGGCGCGACGGAAGGCGCGACAGGGCTGGCGCGCCTCGCGTCGCGCCCTCATTAAAAAATTTGTGGCAGGCGCGATGGGCGACGTGCCTGCCATCGCGCCCCGCTGCTGAATTTTTGCGtggggtctataaatagaccccataaTTCGACCAATTCTTTTTTTAGCTCGTTTGTGGAAACCCTAGCCGACGTATTCAAAGAGAAACCTTCTCTTAACAGTCCCCATCTCCAATCATCAACTCTTTCATTCATTTGCTTTCGATTCTAGTTCGGTAAGTGCTGAATTGGTTTCGTTCATTATATCGTCAAATACGGTTTTTGATTTCGTATCTTACTGTTAGGCTTTAATTCGATTGTTCTTTGACGGTTCGCATCCACTCGACGATCTCTTCGAATCTCACGTATTGAAATCGATAAAGGTACGTAAAGATTACTCTGTTCATTGCCGTTCCGTTTTGCCGTTTCTAATATAACTTGCTGCCATTCTTTGGATTGTTGCTGCTGTTCTTGTTATTGGTTATTACTGCCATTCTTATGTGTAAATCATGTTACAGATTAGATCGTTTCATCGCCGTTTCGATTCCGCCTTGTAAATGTTATATCGATGCCATGTTCATGAGTTTTGCCGAATGTATGTTGTGCCATAGCTCTATTCTAGTTGCTGTGTTATCTTAATATCGTTATCACCATTCTCCTTATGATCTAAACTTGTGATTATCGATTGGCTTTGATAATAGTTTTACATGTTGCTGTAATTGGATTTGAATTGGCAAGTTTGCATAGTTGCTTTGTTTAGATGGCAGGAGCTTGGTTTTATAATATGAATTGTAGGAGATGGTTAAATGGCTAGTATGATTgtcatttttgtttgtttaaataCTTTGAATCCCTTAAGTTGTTTGACTATAGTTTTAGTTTTCGAtaataacgtttgtatttgtttcaattttaaatagacaatttgaatacgttaaatattttataacttaaattaatataattactcgggtaattatatttaattttaatggaaatgtcaatttggctaatttgcagtttagcccctaaggtttttaaaaacttatttaacttaAGTTTTTATCAATTGGataaacttttcaacttttgttTGAGTTATAAGTTAGTAAATTGAGAAcgaataattaaattgttttcgaatatcaaattggctaaattacaatttagcccctgaacttttataaacttaaaatggtttagttttagttgtaacttgggttaattggatttgaagttattgaattctatttcaaaatagataattattttatcaaatatttaatttataaattcgggtttataaatttaagtgggaagaagcttggtagtcttaataactcggctgactcactgatatggattttaactcgaatcattttaaatatgtttatgtgatttgtaagttgggttatatttggaatgaatttaatataagtgtttatttaaaTGTGGCTCGATATTGTAtagtgctagtcctatgtggtgtctagtactctttagagttagggtctgattttaattataatgttaatattttatttagacccgtcgactgttcgtacttcagaggcgaaccaaagttaggtgcttgtcaggatcacgtggatttagcaagcagtgagtttatatctctatttaactctttattaagcaaatgttatattttgtatatatatatatatgtataaacagcttttgaactgttttcggcattatggatttgatttggaacgtgctactcgatgggcatcatcaggactgcgtgcgcaccggtaatgattatggtattgaggtaggtttgagatacgtctcaccttagtgagagcaccggtggaagatacatctcctgggctcactatttattaagtgatagtcggggatcggttattgagatacgtctcaccgacacgacaatggatttagaattgtggtttagggtttcattgataatccataatgaaaatgttttattaaacgttttaaaggtttttaacttaataaatgtaaatgctTATATacactctactcagtaaatctgaccccgttgttttcccaaattttccaggtttatgatttgagcattggtcgatctccgtttcttcattctcggaggttctttattttattttcagaataaaagagttgaacttttttaaactcttcgaccgcagtagtagtattagattatttatgatttagtcttttattatatttttagactgttgtttgttggggattactttatcgcttttggcatgattacagtatttatggtatttatattatattaccatactgttggagttataatttcagataagtatactttgaatatatgttgcatATTGtgctgctagactaggctgaagtctcggttgcccccgagcatgtggttttctgcaggtacattgttttaaatgatataagttggttatccgcaatgctagctacgggttttggtacaaccatacccataccctagcgccggtcacgattcataaaaatgggtcgtgacaaacttggtatcttttaattgttaagtgtttaattgttttggcatgttaaATGGTTAACttgtcctaggaactactgcggaattaggattcgagtcttgtctttgaaacgtcatcttttgttttcaaaactttctgcctatacctataggaatgtcgtgagtcaatTATGTATGTTAATTGCTGTATTGCTTgatatattgttattttcacttacgttaataaatttttatcgttgttgatttctcgggaaatcttaattggtgCTTGCTTTgtttcatgcttgggtatgaaatttgttgtattattta is a window of Mercurialis annua linkage group LG2, ddMerAnnu1.2, whole genome shotgun sequence DNA encoding:
- the LOC126668413 gene encoding uncharacterized protein LOC126668413, with protein sequence MKMGTRFERLRDKILMKKPTTFQELMAIAHMYVELDEARRTLTRQYEEDKQEKYRSRGGDDRTQRYGRENKPFDFTPLNRAPVEIFSWMKNNRIMYNAPRKLHPDKERDKRKYCRFHEGYGHDTDRCWDLKRDIEQLIQSGLLKKFVHTKGSAEKRKPEHVEKEEANKRFKEPMGVINIIEGGEPYSRSQKNNIRKGVYSISTKEPVEGLPLVTFGPEDGKHVQEPHNDALVIKALINNFRVIRILVDEGSAVNLLTLQVFEGMRGSVTDLR